The genomic stretch AATCAGAATTGGCAGATCAAACACATCctgaaatattaagaagTAATTTAAGTAATgttgtattaattttaaaaagtttaggtattaatgatttagtTCATTTTGACTTTATGGATCCTCCAGCACCTGAAACTTTAATGAGAGCTCTTGAACAGCTTTATTTTTTAGAGGCAATGGATGATGAAGGAGAACTAACTAAATTGGGAAAACTTATGACGGAATTTCCAATTGATCCTCAATTGGCTAGAATGTTAATAAAGTCATCAGAATTAGGATGTGCTTCTCAGATATTATCTTTAGCaagtttattaaatgtACCAAATATATTCTTAAGACCAAGAGATAAATCAAAAGAAGCTGATTATGCAAAATCTAGTTTTGTTGATCCAGATGGGGATCATTTAACTTTGTTATATGCATTTGAGTCTTTTAGAGAAGTATTATACAAGGATGAGAATAAAGCAAAAAAATTTGCAAAGGagaatttcttgaattataGAGCACTAATTTCAGCAGAAAATGTAAGAAAACAGCTTGAAAGAACTTATCAAAAACATATACTTAATACAGGTAATCATATTAATTCTGATAATGATCAAATTTCAGAATCAAaacttaatatttctattagaAAAGCAATTACCCAGGGATTCTTCATGCAAGCAGCTTGTTTACATAGGTCTGGGCATTATACTACAGTTAGAGATAATCAAGTAGTACATCTTCATCCAAGTTGTGTTTTAAGTTCAAAACCAGAATGGGTATTATATAATGAGTTTGTTCTGACTTCTAGAAATTTTATCAGAACAGTAACTAAGATTAGAGGTGAATGGTTACTTGAGATTTCTCCAAAATACTATAATCTTGAAGATTTCCCGGAATGTGATTCTAAGAAGAAGCTTGCTCAtcttaattatttttctaataaaaaattctaATGAACATGAATAAgttatttttgttataaaatattactagaattaaaaagaattgcctttttctctttattttaaatatattgtttaatatattacgtgtcaataatttatttatcacacatattcattaaaataattatgcATCAATAGGTTTGGCGCTCTATAAGcataataatatatcataccttttaatagttttatttttttcattaaaactTACTTCATTTTATTgtttcatctttttttcattatttcattaattctttctttctctccttaatatatattaaagaaagattAAATTTTCCTTCTactataataaatattttttatttttcaatctattcaaaatctttatCTACTAACACAACGCACTATtgcaattaaaaaatatacatTTATAGAATACAACTGGTTTGGCGCCAAAGACTATTTGCATTTCTTTTCCTCCAGTCTATTTTATACCTGTAACAATTCAATTAGAATATTTCCTTACATGCATGCAAGTATATGCATGCATTTATGTGGACCAAAAAATACACGTGGGAGGGGCAGGGAAAAGTTTGAAAGCAGAAAAggtaaattaaatatataattaatgaaagttAGATTTTaggattttttttcacttttttttaaatcattttcatttaacgcaaataaaaaatattaatttaaaaacgtagaaaagataaatattttagtTACTTGAATTATACaagaatatttacaaattgTAAATATGTGAGTATATAATCTTGTATAAAACACAAATCAATGAGTTTgtgaaaaattattttttttaatttgataCTGTGGATATTAACTTTTCTTATGTTGGATTAAAATTATAAGTTATAGTATGAACAGTGAAGGGAAATATCATCTTTTTGCCTTTTTTCtgttttgtttttttagCGTTTCTAAAATGACCATTACTTTAGCagtattaaaataatagtatATCCTGTCGTaaacaatttttaaataaagcATAATCAACGTTTTCTTATTCACTTATTTCAATTACTATTGTACTCCAGGATATCTTCTTATACCAGGAGGGGGAGGcggaggaggaggaggtGGAGGCGCAGCTCCTCCCAAAGAAGCACCGAAAGGTGAACCAGTATTCATGGGTGAAGATTGCACTGGATTATTTCCTCCCATCATTGGTGGAATAGAAGTTGGGGCAGAATAAGAAGATGATGACGGAGGTAGTGGTGGTGGTGGCAATGTAGAGGAAACTGTTTTTGGAAACCCTGAACCAGAAATGGCATCTCCTCCTGACATATATGATGAGCTTGGTCTGGGAGCTTGTGGGAATAATCCTTGCTGAGGTTTTGGAGGAGGTGGACTTGTTACAAACTGTGAATTCAAAGCCTGTGAGGGAGGAGATATTGCTGGAGAAGAGGCAGTTACCAGAGGAGCTTTTGGCATTGGAGGAACCGTTGGCATTGGAGGAGCTGCTGGCATTGGAGGAGCTGCTGGCATTGGAGGAGCTGTTGGCATTGAAGGAGCTGCTGGCATTGGAGGAGCTGCTGGCATTGAAGGAGCTGCTGGCATTGGAGGAGCTGCTGGCATTGGAGCTGCTGGTATTGAAGGAGCTGCTGGCATTGAAGGAGCTGCTGGCATTGGATGGAGAGGGGACTTTTGAGAATGAAGACCTTGTTCTGATGGAGAAAAGGCCTGGCCAAAGTGGTGCTGGCCATTGGCAGACAATAGTGGAGGAGAAGAAGAGGAGCTCTCGCCCTTAAATTGAAATTGGCTTGGAGTCTGGGCTCCAATAGTTCCAGAATTTTGTCCCCCCTGTTCTTGGAGAGAGGGCTCCTGAGTCGGATGTTGATTATTCATTGCAGATTGGAAGTCATTACTGAGCTCAGAGCCAATatgttgttgttgttgctgGTGTTGTTCGTTTCCTGATATATTGGTAAGAACCTCCCATTTACCTTCCGAGTTTTCTCTAAAGAGAGTAACAACATCCTCTCCACTAGAAGCAGCTAAAACTGTTCCTGTTACACTCCAAGATACCCTCCAGACTGGCTCATTAAAGTTAAGTACTTGGCTACTATGCCAACCTTGTCCATCAGCATCTTGAGTCCAAATGACTACAATTTTATCATCACCGCAAGAAGCAATAGTCTCAGCAAGAAGATCTACAGATGGTCTCCAAGCAACATCTCTTACCCACTCAGAGTGAGCAACATCCAAAGTCTGATTCATCTCAGAAAGCTCCTTTGTTTGTGGATCCTGCTTCCAGATACGTATCTGGTTATCACACCCTCCAGAAACAAGTCTTATAGTTTGGGAAGATGGATTTGACGGTGAATTACCTACAGAGTTAGTTGCTGGAGCCCAAGATACTGAATTTGCTCCATTTGGGTGTCCAAATACCTGCTTCTTTGTCCAGCTCCTAGTTTCTGGACTATATGAACAAACAGCTACCGAACCATCCGAAATAGCACAGGCAAATTGAAGCCCAAAATCCCATGGACACCAACAAACACCATTAATTGAAGATAAAAAATCATCACAAGAGTAAACAATTTCCCATCTTGATCTTTGAGTTTCTTTCCAAACTAGAACCTTCTTATCATATGAACAAGAAGCTAATACACTCCCAAATGTGGGGTGAGCCCAACAAACCTGCCAAACTGGCCCTTCGTGACCTCTTAATTCTGCCAAGAAAGTTGGCTGATCCGTAGAGACATCAAATATTCTTATTGTGTGATCTGATGATGCTGTTGCCAGTCTACGGCCATAATAATCTAATTGTGTGTCATGCACTGGACCAGTATGGCCAGTATCAAAAGTTCCAATAACTTCCGCCATTATTGGTGATTGCTTCTTTTTGGAGCTTGTATtccaatatatatataaatatatatatccggatttttttttctactttttatttattctctTTCCGCTCCCCCATTTTCTTcctctttcttttttctccGGGAAAGTGGGGAACGCGTATTCACAAGAGCGCGCCAAAAGATTAATACGGTACCTTTCCAcgtaatataataataaatttatatactcatttttatattaatgaaatagaaaaaataatcattgTAGAATTGAATATTGTTCCAGAATTTTAATTGGCACAAGGTATACTGttgaatttaaaatctTGGTGATACGTCTGTATCTTTCAACATACTTTAATTCTTAATTAAACTATGAACTATTAAGATAGatatcaaaattaatattaatttatgaATATATGTGTGCATATATAtaccaatattattgagtaatactttattttctttgaaatctcaactttatttgaaatacttTAACCAGGGATTCTATTTGAATCTTATTATTACCAAGAGCTGGatctataaatattatttaataaatacaaatcCAGAACTTCAAGGCTTTCATCTAACtttgaattgaattaatttttttaatttaacaTCAAATTCTTCTCTTAATAAAAGTTATGGATTTGGGTGAACTGAATAAGGAGCAAATTGAGGATGCTCGTTCTGTTTTTCAAGCGTTTGATACTGATAGAAATGGCCTTGTTGATAAGAGAGAACTTAAAGCTGCATTAAGGGCTTTAGGCTTTGATgttaaaaagaaagatattgaattaGTTTTTACTGGATGTTTTGGGAATAGTTATTTAAGTATGAGTTCTGgttctaataataaagcaTTAGGAAATTCTATCGGACCCTCTCATATGAATGAATACTTGCCAAACATTGGTGGAAAAGactttgaatttgataGAGGAGTCAACTTTGAAGAGTTTTGTCAAATTCTAGTTTATTTAATGACAAGTCAAAATCTATTTGGTGTTGGGGCATTCTACGGAACCTCTGATCCTTCTCATGAAGTCTCTCCAGAATATGTTAAAAGagttttttctttattcgATATTAATAACACCGGAAAGGTTGGAATTAGAAGTTTAAGAACTCTTGTTTCACAAATTTCTAGAGAACCTCTTTCTTTAAGTATGAGAAATTCTATTGAAGCTACAGATACCACCATATTTTCAGATGATGATCTTACACAAATGATCAAACATATTGATAGAGATGGTGATGgatttcttgattttgaagatttttaTAGAGTTTTCCAATATTGTCATTCCAGTACACAAAATGACATaaatttctaattcaataaagacaaaacaaaaataatattataatacCTTAATCATTTCTAGGCTCATTTATCCACTATTTGAAACTAAGTATATATATGTTagtaaaattatataattaaaataccTTATAAAGGCTTAAAATCTTGTCATTCCTGTAGAAAGGTAATAGATCGaatttctatattaatattattagaaagtACTCGAAGTAATATTAAGTGAAGGTAATGAAACTATTGATTTTGTTCGAATTGTTGTTCTATTATACATTAACAACTGTGTTTGATTAATAGTTCCAGATCTCATCCCAACAGAAAGTCccattttcatcatttgtATCATTTTTGGTCTATCGGTAACGTCTAGTGCTAGAGAAGGCCAGAATTGAAAATCACTCCAACTACTTGGAGTCAAGTAATGTCTGAAAGTTGCTTGTGGAAATGTCTCAACAGCTTCTTTAAGTTTTGAAAGCCctctaatattaaaatgtaaaatatcaaaagcTCTATTAATATGATAGCGAATATTGATATCTGGTGAAAACCATAACCAATTTGGTTTTATTGGTTGTGTTTCTATAAAATCAACAACAACTTTATCTATTGTAACATTTTTGAATTCCATGCAATGTCTAATAGgatcaattaaattagCATTTCCTCTAATTCCACCATCCATATAATAACTCCCTCCCACATATATTGGTCTATATACTAATGGATAAGCTAAACTGGCAAAAACTGCATCCAAAAGTTCATCATCAGTACTATTCCAGCCATACCATGTTTTTGGTAATCCATCCTCTATTCTAGTAGCTGTAATTGTAACTGATCTAGAGGAGTTTCTCTTATTGGAaccaaatttatttttaagaatCTTTCTTGGTGCTGCAATTCCACATAAATGTTGAAAAACTGCATCTGGAtcaatcattttttttaataacaTTTGTATCCAGTtaccaatattttttttaagagGTACCTGACAATCAGAAAGTATTCCTTGTTGTGCTGTCCACCAATAATTCCAAAGCTCATTAACCCATTcatatattgatttttgaaataatgcACTATAGGCTCCAATTGCTCCCACACTTACACCAGAAATAACATCCCAATTAATGATCTTCCCTTCATCTCTATATCTTGTAATTAATCCTCTTAAAGCAGCAACTTCCCATGCTCCTCTGTTTGAACCTCCACTTAAAACCAATACATAACATTTATCTTTATCATAGTCTTCAAACTTTGTTTCATTAAGAAATAACCTCCCTACCAACTTATTATGAATTTTCAATGATAAATCTTCAGGAAAGACGTCAGGGAATTCAGTTGTCATCAAATTATGTGGATATACTGTCCAAAGTTCCACATACTTTTCTAACAAagtttcattaatatcCTGTGGTAACTCCTCCTTAAGAACTTGTCTAATGAAATCTGGTTCAAACAGCTCAGATGGATATGGAGTCTGAGCTCCCCATGGTTCAAATCCGccaataaaagaaatatacccaaataataatgcaAATAAAGTCAAAAGTGAAGACTTTGAAAACATTATTCAAAGTTTTcctatttattttgatcttgacttttttttaataggaACAagtttggcgccaaaactggaaatatttattatataagaaatatgtattactattaattatatttgtatatttatatattaataaataaatatatgaaaGGCTTAAGGCCTTAATTAATGcaaataatagtattaataCAATACGAGTATATGTTATTTTTTCATCTAGAaccttttttcttttgctAATTTTAGAGATCCagagaattaatttctcaTAACAAGCTAAGAATGGGTGAATCAAGATGGATGAAACAAACACATTCCAAAATTAGAGTTGGCCCTGAATACCAAGCAGTAGTACCAGATCTAATAGTTCCTGAAAAGAAAACTCAAGATAAAAAAGATACTGAGTTTGGCGTACCTAATGGAACtaaatcttcttctttttcttcctcctcATCCTCTTCCAGCAATGCTGCTAGATCTTCAATCGGTACCAATCAGAATCATAGATTAAAAATTACTACGCAAAGCTTGGCTACTAGTAATAAATCTTCAAGATCTGAAAAAGATTTGTCACGAGACAGTAAAATCACAACTTTTGAATCTAGCAATAAGCCAAAGAGCTCTATAAAGACTCAGAAAACAATATCAAAAACTAAaaccaataataaaactaGCTCAAAATCTTCTAAATGaaccttttttttctcaattttGATTTACTTTGTAAATTTATACTACAATTATAGCCAATAATacatatattatttatatatatcaatTATACCTATCTTTTACTATCAAAGTATTCacttttataatatttatcatttaaagAGTAATTCATACAACTTTCTATTAGTCGCACACACACATTTGCttgtaaattaattttcgCATGTAATTTGACACATTTGATTATTCTAAATTTGTTAAATTAACTTCAACTACGATCCAGAAGGTAGATATTATGCATACCTTGGCTTgtaatttttctaaataatcAACCATTTTTACCTAAATAAGCTtatatatcaatatttatctttatattctaaatgtggaagaagaaaaatatttcaaactagaatatataaacaaaaatgcgaatttggcgccaaaatgGGTATCGTTTGAGACGCGcctaaattaatataattaaataatgaaaaaaaaaagggaaaaataagttaacaaaaataattaaaaataatatagaaTTGTTAAGGAAAAAATAGAGAATTTTCTTACAttgattaaataatttacatACTTAGGttctaattaatataatagGAAATATTACCACATACAAAGTCTTTAACCAACTATAGTGTTTGAAGCCAAACTTTATgttaaaacaaaaattaattcgTTTTAGCTAAAGTAtataagaataatttatagCATCATAATAAAATACTTGGATATACGAAAATTACTTTAAGGAAGTATTAAAGACAAGAGAAGATCTTTTGGAAAAGTAAAGAGAGTTATCTGAATTTAGTTTTCctttatatttaagaatttaattagaaattaaaCATTAATTTCCATTAATTACAAAGAATTCAAACTAATTTCAGTTGAGTTTGCATcgtttttatattaataaaactaATCATATGGAGAATGAACTGTGTAGATCACGAACAACACGTTGGGCAGATGTGGAGGCGGAGGAGGATGACTTAGATATGTCCTTACCTATAGAACGAACAAATCAAACATCTACTACATCTGTTTCTGATGTTAACACGGCCTTGTCATCGTCAAATATGAACAATTCAAATGATAAAGCGGAttcaaagaagaaatttaatattaataataaccaAAGTAGTTCgtataataataataataataataataataataataatagtaataataatggtaGTAATAACAATAACAGTGGAACAGCAAGgcaaaataaaaaagtaGTCAATTTACCTAGAGAGGCACCTTTTATAGCCAAGGTTACAAATTTAGACTACTCATTACAACTGAAAGATATTCAagatttcttcaaaaataacaaaattgAGGATGTCAAAATTAAACTTCCAATGAGGAATGGTAATAATGAGGGTGTTGCAATTGTTGAGTTTGAAAACTTTGATGACTTATCCAATTCtgttaataatttggatGGGCTTTGCATTGGATCAAGAAATATCCGTGTAAATGCAGtaatacaaaaaaacaaaatggACGACAATAAAACAATACATCGTggaaacaataatatttctagaAATGGAGGTAATCATAGCAATAATAACAGTAGCTATTCAAGCGGAAATTCTCAAAGTAATAGTGGCCAGAGTAACTTTATCTCAAACAATAATAGAGGAAATAAATCTCATAACATGTCAAACAGAGACTCATCACCAGATTTTACTATAGTTAGAAGAATGAATCCAACTAAATCCGACGAATCTAACCCGAAGAATCAATCCTCAGCTAACTCTAgctcttcaaataatacttCGTCTTCTGGATCTAAGCCAACCAGCTCTGCTCAGAAAGACTACTTCTCAGATAAGTCAAAATCTGCCTCCAAATCAAGATCCAACAACTCCTCTGATCAACCCCACTCGTCATCTAACACACATAGTGAAACCTCTAATAATTCAACTAATAAAAACACTGTAACATCATATGAATCTGAAAGAAGCGGTGGCGCCAGCGGCAACAGACGCTGGAACTTTGGCGCCTCCAAGGAAAAAGGAAGGTATAAACAATCAGGGAATGAAAGTAGTCAATTCAGGACAGTAAAGGGTAGTTCTGGAGGAGGAAGGGGAAACGAAAGTATGGGTAGAGATTTTGTGGGCGGAGGAGGTATTTCACGTGGAGGAGGGAATAGAGATGGATCAGATTCTAAAAGAGGTGGAAGAGGATATCAAGGAAGTGGGGGTGAAGGTGTTGGTAATAACCACTCTAATGCTAGTAGAGGAGCAG from Cryptosporidium parvum Iowa II chromosome 8, whole genome shotgun sequence encodes the following:
- a CDS encoding caltractin (centrin)-like, contains 3x EFh domains, with amino-acid sequence HQILLLIKVMDLGELNKEQIEDARSVFQAFDTDRNGLVDKRELKAALRALGFDVKKKDIELVFTGCFGNSYLSMSSGSNNKALGNSIGPSHMNEYLPNIGGKDFEFDRGVNFEEFCQILVYLMTSQNLFGVGAFYGTSDPSHEVSPEYVKRVFSLFDINNTGKVGIRSLRTLVSQISREPLSLSMRNSIEATDTTIFSDDDLTQMIKHIDRDGDGFLDFEDFYRVFQYCHSSTQNDINF
- a CDS encoding secreted hydrolase superfamily, signal peptide, with the protein product MFSKSSLLTLFALLFGYISFIGGFEPWGAQTPYPSELFEPDFIRQVLKEELPQDINETLLEKYVELWTVYPHNLMTTEFPDVFPEDLSLKIHNKLVGRLFLNETKFEDYDKDKCYVLVLSGGSNRGAWEVAALRGLITRYRDEGKIINWDVISGVSVGAIGAYSALFQKSIYEWVNELWNYWWTAQQGILSDCQVPLKKNIGNWIQMLLKKMIDPDAVFQHLCGIAAPRKILKNKFGSNKRNSSRSVTITATRIEDGLPKTWYGWNSTDDELLDAVFASLAYPLVYRPIYVGGSYYMDGGIRGNANLIDPIRHCMEFKNVTIDKVVVDFIETQPIKPNWLWFSPDINIRYHINRAFDILHFNIRGLSKLKEAVETFPQATFRHYLTPSSWSDFQFWPSLALDVTDRPKMIQMMKMGLSVGMRSGTINQTQLLMYNRTTIRTKSIVSLPSLNITSSTF
- a CDS encoding RRM+RGG RNA binding repeats, coding for FQLSLHRFYINKTNHMENELCRSRTTRWADVEAEEDDLDMSLPIERTNQTSTTSVSDVNTALSSSNMNNSNDKADSKKKFNINNNQSSSYNNNNNNNNNNNSNNNGSNNNNSGTARQNKKVVNLPREAPFIAKVTNLDYSLQLKDIQDFFKNNKIEDVKIKLPMRNGNNEGVAIVEFENFDDLSNSVNNLDGLCIGSRNIRVNAVIQKNKMDDNKTIHRGNNNISRNGGNHSNNNSSYSSGNSQSNSGQSNFISNNNRGNKSHNMSNRDSSPDFTIVRRMNPTKSDESNPKNQSSANSSSSNNTSSSGSKPTSSAQKDYFSDKSKSASKSRSNNSSDQPHSSSNTHSETSNNSTNKNTVTSYESERSGGASGNRRWNFGASKEKGRYKQSGNESSQFRTVKGSSGGGRGNESMGRDFVGGGGISRGGGNRDGSDSKRGGRGYQGSGGEGVGNNHSNASRGAGSGSNNGGVSESRVSSGSKGKVFSHKGGSNNASIETRNRFAALDES